Proteins co-encoded in one Capsicum annuum cultivar UCD-10X-F1 chromosome 9, UCD10Xv1.1, whole genome shotgun sequence genomic window:
- the LOC107842139 gene encoding class I heat shock protein, with the protein MALIPQLLDDIFQPLSLINTTNDHDHETTSKYANPRVDWKETQETHVFKVDLPGLKKEEIKVEVEEGRVLQISGEIRGADKEDHDQKKDNETWRRVERPRGKFCRRFWLPENAKIDEVKACMENGVLTVTIPKQEIKKPEVKTIEITG; encoded by the coding sequence ATGGCACTAATTCCTCAATTGCTCGACGATATTTTCCAACCTCTTAGCCTAATTAACACAACTAATGATCATGATCATGAAACCACCTCTAAATATGCCAACCCACGAGTCGATTGGAAAGAAACTCAAGAAACTCATGTATTCAAAGTTGATCTTCCTGGCTTAAAGAAAGAGGAAATTAAAGTTGAAGTTGAAGAAGGAAGGGTCTTGCAAATTAGTGGTGAGATTAGGGGTGCAGACAAAGAAGATCATGATCAGAAGAAGGATAATGAGACGTGGCGACGTGTTGAGAGGCCACGTGGCAAGTTCTGTCGAAGATTTTGGCTACCTGAAAATGCTAAGATTGATGAGGTGAAGGCTTGTATGGAGAATGGGGTTTTAACTGTTACTATTCCTAAGCAGGAGATTAAGAAACCTGAAGTTAAAACAATTGAGATTACTGGCTAA